Proteins encoded together in one Eublepharis macularius isolate TG4126 chromosome 2, MPM_Emac_v1.0, whole genome shotgun sequence window:
- the LOC129324008 gene encoding uncharacterized protein LOC129324008 — MSSTQEVGAAADEADQGAEVVAAPVALAVEPEEDLGAVSCREKQRILICGHSMVFWAAHQARRTRIGSQLGLSDWARVEWQGRRGLRWPGLLPLLFGRRSGLPPHVLVIHLGGNDLGLMQGRALSLQVKQDLQFILRRWPGVLIIWSAMLPRRVWREALHRPAIERARMKANRAIQKALGEGLGIYLPHPRIRATFADLYRGDGVHLSASGNEVFLDDLRQGLRLALSHLWGARA; from the exons ATGTCTTCGACTCAGGAAGTTGGTGCAGCGGCTGACGAAGCTGATCAGGGAGCTGAAGTGGTTGCGGCACCCGTGGCCTTGgcggtggagcctgaagaggaccTTG gtgctgtgtcctgccgagagaagcaaagaattctgatctgcgggcacagtatggttttCTGGGCGGCCCACCAAGCACGGAGGACGAGGATTGGGTCGCAGTTGGGTCTGAGTGACTGGGCccgggttgagtggcagggccgtcggggccttcggtggcccggcctgctgccttTGTTATTTGGCCGGAGGAGTGGCCTCCCGCCCCACGTGTTAGTCATTCACCTAGGTGGGAATGATCTGGGGCTCATGCAAGGCAGGGCATTGTCCTTGCAAGTTAAACAGGACCTGCAGTTCATTCTTCGGCGGTGGCCTGGTGTTCTCATTATTTGGTCCGCCATGTTGCCTCggcgggtttggcgggaggccttgcaCCGTCCGGCTATTGAAAGGGCTcgaatgaaggccaatagggctattCAAAAGGCTTTGGGTGAAGGGTTGGGTATTTACTTacctcaccctcggatcagggccacttttgccgacctctaccgaggtgacgGGGTACACCTTTCGGCGTCCGGCAACGAGGTGTTTTTAGATGACTTGCGGCAGGGGCTTCGGCTGGCCTTAAGCCATCtctggggcgccagggcctaa